Proteins encoded in a region of the Quercus lobata isolate SW786 chromosome 8, ValleyOak3.0 Primary Assembly, whole genome shotgun sequence genome:
- the LOC115956804 gene encoding uncharacterized protein LOC115956804, which translates to MTRLVGPAGKSVFTADSREQASIGQAWAKMQIKSKPSVGPTSLRQTGRRVMLCSSARIEEALSCTTEYFTKWVEAVPLRKATGGAVANFIKENIIVRFRVPHKIISDNGTPFVNSDVRRMLEFYQVKHHRSSPYYPQGNGQTEATNKVLIKIISMMSQEYAGGWMQEKEKEGEVFTAERFEDLKELDEKRKEAQERNRRYRQKMTEAYGRMTKERVFAEGQLVLKVADYVKRGLAGPSKFAPK; encoded by the exons ATGACAAGACTTGTGGGTCCTGCGGGGAAGTCAGTCTTTACCGCAGACTCCAGAGAGCAGGCTTCTATTGGCCAAGCATGGGCAAAGATGCAGATCAAGTCCAAACCCAGTGTGGGACCTACCAGCTTGCGGCAGACAGGGAGGAGAGTTATGCTGTGTTCATCAGCGAGGATTGAAGAAGCCCTTTCATGCA CTACAGAATATTTTACCAAGTGGGTGGAGGCAGTACCACTCCGCAAGGCTACAGGAGGAGCAGTGGCAAacttcatcaaagaaaatataattgtgaggTTTAGGGTGCCCCACAAGATCATCAGCGACAATGGCACACCGTTTGTCAACAGTGATGTGAGAAGAATGCTAGAGTTCTATCAAGTCAAGCACCACAGGTCATCACCCTATTACCCTCAAGGGAACGGGCAGACAGAGGCAACAAACAAAGTTCTCATAAAGATCATTAGCATGATGAGCCAAGAGTATGCAGGAGGATGG AtgcaagaaaaggaaaaggagggaGAAGTCTTCACGGCAGAAAGGTTTGAGGACCTGAAAGAACTTGATgaaaagaggaaagaagccCAGGAACGCAACCGGAGATACAGGCAGAAGATGACTGAAGCCTACGGCAGGATGACCAAGGAAAGAGTGTTTGCAGAAGGACAATTAGTGTTAAAAGTGGCAGACTACGTCAAGCGAGGTCTGGCAGGACCATCCAAGTTTGCACCTAAATAG